One Sodalis praecaptivus DNA segment encodes these proteins:
- a CDS encoding MFS transporter codes for MFTSKWFRIGVTLMIGIFVAYLDRSNLSIALPGIEKDLDINGSAVKSLALTGFLIGYAFANFFGGILTTKLNPKITIVSMVFLWSVVQIMTAWVTSPTVLIIYRIILGVAEGIYWPQQFRFARAWFTKEEITRGTNLIQFYGQFLALSLGFLILTPIFTYLSWQWVFYITGGLGVLIVVPLFLIFLKNAPDTPLENNAAASADDVPVKGMVSFRDLGGAPFLLLIFSYFANGMLFWGVTLFIPMVVSSLGFSGLWQGLASSLPYFLAILFAIPMSYVSDKTQRRGLIAAGGLSVAGILLITLPLIASPVVKMAVITLSIAWFTSCFTTNIWSIITSSVRKEAVGAASGIINGIGAGVGGTTAGFVVEFLHGSTGSYLPGFVVIGIVAIVGGLSVYTYCRIKGAG; via the coding sequence ATGTTTACCTCTAAATGGTTTCGCATTGGCGTTACGCTGATGATCGGGATTTTTGTCGCCTATCTGGATAGGTCCAATCTTTCAATTGCCTTGCCCGGCATTGAAAAAGACCTAGATATAAACGGTTCGGCGGTAAAAAGCCTTGCGCTCACGGGATTTTTGATTGGTTATGCATTTGCCAATTTCTTCGGCGGTATTTTGACAACTAAGCTCAATCCTAAAATCACCATCGTCAGTATGGTATTTTTATGGTCGGTGGTGCAGATTATGACGGCGTGGGTAACCTCGCCTACGGTGCTCATTATTTATCGCATTATTCTGGGCGTAGCTGAAGGGATCTACTGGCCGCAGCAGTTCAGATTTGCCCGGGCGTGGTTTACTAAAGAAGAAATAACCCGCGGCACCAATCTGATACAGTTTTACGGGCAATTTCTGGCGCTGTCGTTAGGCTTTCTGATCTTAACGCCGATATTTACCTATTTGAGCTGGCAATGGGTATTTTATATTACCGGCGGGCTCGGTGTTTTGATTGTGGTCCCCCTGTTTCTTATCTTTCTCAAAAATGCGCCGGATACGCCGCTTGAAAATAATGCCGCGGCCAGCGCCGATGACGTGCCCGTCAAGGGGATGGTGTCATTTCGCGATTTAGGCGGCGCGCCTTTTCTGTTGTTGATCTTCAGTTATTTCGCCAACGGTATGCTGTTTTGGGGCGTGACCCTGTTTATTCCGATGGTGGTAAGTTCGCTGGGATTCAGCGGATTATGGCAGGGGCTGGCCAGTTCATTGCCTTATTTTCTGGCCATTCTTTTCGCCATTCCCATGTCTTATGTCAGCGACAAAACCCAACGGCGCGGGTTGATTGCCGCCGGCGGTTTGTCGGTGGCGGGGATTTTGCTGATTACGCTTCCCTTAATTGCCAGCCCGGTCGTGAAAATGGCGGTCATCACGCTTTCCATCGCCTGGTTTACCAGCTGCTTTACTACCAATATCTGGTCCATTATTACTTCCAGCGTCAGAAAGGAAGCGGTGGGGGCCGCGTCCGGGATCATCAACGGTATCGGCGCGGGCGTCGGCGGAACAACGGCGGGCTTTGTCGTCGAGTTTCTCCACGGCAGCACCGGCTCCTATTTGCCGGGCTTCGTGGTCATCGGCATCGTCGCTATTGTCGGTGGGCTCAGCGTGTATACCTATTGTCGCATCAAAGGCG